Genomic window (Bradyrhizobium sp. 186):
CGCCGGAGGAGTTCGAGCCGGTCGTCACCACTGAGGACGCCACCGACCTCGCCTATGTCGGCGAGTTCAGGCACATCAAGGGCGCCGACCTCTTGGTCGATGCGGTCGCGCGCCTGCATGCGAACGGCAGGAAGGTCACGCTGACCCTCGGCGGCGACGGCGAGGAGACGGCCGCTTTGAAGGCGCAGGTCGAGAAGCTTGGTCTTGGCAGCGCCATCCGCTTCATCGGCCACGCCAAGGCGCGCTACGGCTTTTCCAAGGGGCGGCTTTTGGTCGTGCCCTCGCGCGGCGATTCCATGCCCTATGTGGTCATCGAGGCGGGAGCTGCCGGCATTCCCATGATTGCGGCCCGCGTCGGCGGCATCCCTGAGATCTTCAGTGCTGAGAGCCCGGCCTTGTTCACGGCGAGCAACGCGGAAGCGATGGCCGAGGCAATTGCGGCCGCGCTCGACGATCCGCAGGCGACCGCACAGCGCGCAACATCCTTGCGCGAGCGCATCTCGGCGCATTTCTCACAGCAGGCGATGGTTGACGGCGTGCTCGCGGGTTATCGCGACGCATTTGCCAATCATTAACCATCCTTAAGACCGCTTTAGAGAATCTTCCGAATTGTCCGCTAATCCAAGTGCCAGGGGATGCTCGCCCGGGGCGCAAAGCCGCGGCCCGCGGGTTTTTGGAATGGACGTGGACGCCCGTGGACCCGCTCAACGCACGCTCGATGCTCGATGCCGCGACCAGCGCCGCGGCCAAGCCGGCTGACCAGCCCTTTGTCGAACGCCGCCGCCGCCTGACCCCGGCCGCGCTTGAGGTCGTCAACCAGAAGGTCGCCCGCGCCTATTCGCCGATCGTGATCACCGGCGCCGTGCGTGCGGTCGATTTCGTCGTGCTAAGCTTGGTCGGCATCACGCTTTACTTTGGCTACGTCATGCCGCTCACCGGCTTCCGCTGGGATTATCTCGCGGAGATTGTCGCTGTCGCAGTCGCCGCCGTGGTCTGCTTCCAGGCCGCCGACATCTATCAGGTGCAATTGTTCCGCGGGCAGCTCCGGCAGATGACGCGAATGATCTCGTCCTGGTCGTTCGTCTTCCTGCTGTTCATCGGCGCCTCGTTCTTCGCCAAG
Coding sequences:
- a CDS encoding glycosyltransferase family 4 protein, whose amino-acid sequence is MPPSPDQPLRILHAVRAPVGGIFRHILDLANGQIDRGHHVGILADSLTGGERAEKALEELAPRLKLGVHRIAIRREPSPDDFLVWLRMRRLVATLKPDVLHGHGAKAGAFVRMRRRADDTIRIYTPHGGSLHYPLNTFKGEFYARLERTLMDATDLFLFESAFARDTYQRIVGTPKGVVHCVFNGVTPEEFEPVVTTEDATDLAYVGEFRHIKGADLLVDAVARLHANGRKVTLTLGGDGEETAALKAQVEKLGLGSAIRFIGHAKARYGFSKGRLLVVPSRGDSMPYVVIEAGAAGIPMIAARVGGIPEIFSAESPALFTASNAEAMAEAIAAALDDPQATAQRATSLRERISAHFSQQAMVDGVLAGYRDAFANH